The DNA region TGGAGGATTGAAGCCTAAGGTACTCTTCGCTTGAGTAATGGTGGCAGAATATAGCCCTTATGTAATAATAATATATCATTTGATTTTACAAAATACAGAGTAAAACatattcccttcccccaaataCCTTATAATATGTGAGAGACAAGATGGAGAAGGCAAGACATTGGATAACAATTCAGGAAAAGGAAGATGTGAAGAGATTATTGTTAGGGGAAATGAAGTAGGAAGAATTTGAACAGAAAAATtggttttgaggagggatttgaagcaAGAAAGAGAAGTGAAATTCTTTAAAACCAGACAGGGTATAATGTGGATGTCAcatcattttaaaagataaatcaGCATTTTTATCTTTGGTTAATTTGCAAATTTTCCAGATGATAATTCGATGTCAAAAGTTATTGCTATGCCATGAGACTCAGCTGCATGTGTGCAGCTCACTTTTCCAAaggtattctctctctctgaatctcAAGAAGCCACTGCTGAACTTCTGCAAGCAGAGGAGGAAGCTGAGCTGGAGTTAAACCCTTaaaacctgatcctgcaaacacttaagcatatgcataattGTACTCACATGAGTAGCTCCAAGGAATTCAATGGAACAGAAGTGacgcacatgcttaagtgttcaCAAATTCAGCATTTTACTGACCAGATACCAGGTAGTTCTCCTGACCTCTGTCACAATGATGTGAACTTTTCTTTCAACAAAGAGAATGTAAATTGAGTTTAGGCCAGtaatgcagggccgcccagaggattcagggggcctgcggcaaagcaatttcagggtccccttccattaaaaaaagttgcaatgctatagaatactatattcttgtgaaggcccctgcggggcccggggcaaattgccctctTGCCCCCGCCCCCGGTGGCCCTGCATAATGATTCTGTGGCAATTTTTGCAGGAATCAGGGTGTCTTAATCCACTTCCAGTTGGTCTAATTACATTTTACTTACCTGCATTTCCTTCTGTATTCAGATACACTATTCTTCACTTTCTCTCTTGAGCTGCTATGAGTGTTGCTAAATGGCTTTTAACCACTGTTAAATGTTTTCTATGTTTTAACTTTTGAATAACTTTACCTGTGCAGTGGGTAAAGTGATTCCTACCTATGTATATTTTATATGGTGAATTAGTAAAATTTTGAATTGCATTGACTTCCACCTGGTCTTACataatattacattaaaaattacattaaaagaatgttcaGGTCTAAACGTCAGGCACTCAaatgttagaaaatgccagaattaagcttccccatatgcattatgatacagtctttaattacataattgcatcctattttttccacaggaccccctaAATCATTGAGTGCAGGGGATAGATGGTGCTATGAGAATGAATCAAGCTTGTATAGTGAGTAAGGCTGTTGTTTATAGGAGCCGTGCCTCATTTGTTACAAGTGTTGTGAGTGAGGCAGGTGATTCCATTTTCTGGTTAAGGAAGTTGAATGCCaccctggagaattggattctatccttTCTTGTACTTCAAAGTTGTGATCTGGCTTAATCATTTAAGACAAATACGTACATTAAAATGTTCACAGATGGCCATTAAATTTGTGCTCAATTTCTACACTTGGCACcggatttgcagaagtgctgagtgcttaCAACTGCAACTAGATTGAAAAATCTGactggagctgtgctttgaatataTAATATGCTGTACATGTGCTAAGTACTCTGGAAAACTGGGCCCTAGGTGTCTCATATTGGGCACCCAAATTAGAGGacattttgaaaagtttggctttaattcccttgagcctcagttctcttgtgcctcagttcatGTGGCAAGAGCTGTGCAGGGACTAAGCATGCTTGCTGAGGatggaatcttcagggaatttagccACTAAACTCAAAGAAGTTGAGCATATgaaagctgaaatttttcaaaggcttataccTTGGTCAATTTGGAGAGACTTTCACAGGGATGCAAATGATATAACCCTGACACACAGGCCATCCTCCTGCCAAATGTCAAGCTGTTGCTTCACAAAACTGGCAGGTGCTAGGgcttctaaaataaaatgttgtttaaaaaaaatgtaacaagggcaaaacatattttcccctcatctccttctcagaaatggctgaagaactttagctgaaactttaaaaaaaacaccaaaaagcaaaacaaaagaccCCTCATACTGAGGCTGATACCCATTatggaaaattttagccaaaaTAGTTAAAATTTGACAAAGATATAAGTGACTAAAAACAGAGTATTATAAAGAGACATCTCAGGCAATGTTAACTACAGGGAGTTCTATCAGCTATAAAACCATCATGAAcattaactgttttttttaatgtttcagatTCTTTGAATATATATTTCTCTATAAAGATGCAGTGATGTTTCAGATTGAGCAAGTCACAAAGCTGTGCTCAAAGATTGCTTTGACTGAGCCTTGGGATCCTTATGATATTCCTGACAACTCTACTTATGAAGATCAGTACTACATTGGGGGGCCTGGAGATGAAATTATGGTACAGGAATGGTCTGATAGAAAACCAGCCAGGAAATGTAagtatttggtttggttttgttaaaaaatgtcTGCATTTCCTTTACCCAAGATATAATTTTCCAACTGACTGTTAGTATTGACTTCCATATTACCGCAAAATTTGCAGGAAGAAATAACATGTAATAAATATCCAGTACGTACTGTATCTCATATTAGTGCTGCATTGTATTAAAGAAAATGTCCCCATTATTTAAGAGTTAAATATCTGAAGAGCATATAATGGAGTTGTTTGCATGTCTCAGACAAAGTTTGGGATGAAACCATACCATTTTTCCATTAGAGTCCAGTAATCTGAGCCCAGAATTATTCATAAGAAAATCTAtaatatagagcaggggtcggcaaccaaAGGCACGTGTGCCAAACATGGTACGCGAGCCAATTTTGAGTAGCACGCAGCCGCCTGCCGCAGtcctagcccccagccccactcagccccctcgCCCACCGCTCTCTCCTGCGGGGgtaggaggcagaagcttggttctgcggcaaccaagcttccctctccccccgcttcttcccccagagtggtgctttcctgccccgccccctctccttctcttcgccaatcagctgatggccctagcgagggggagggggaagagcagcagtGTGCACACAGCTGTGTGCAGGacgcagagagaggtagggacggAGCcttagggaagggggtggaacagggcacatcccttccagccccctgccctgagccgctcagggcagggggctgggagcacccctataggccgagcaccccagcccttTGCCCTAATCCCCCCCACATTGTCTTCTATCCTACCCTCCCCAcgcccctctgccctgaccccctcacCACACAGCATTCTGCCCTGCGCCCTcataccccccagccctctgccctgacccttgaaccccccaaccttctgccctgaccccacacacactcagttttctgccctgcagcccccatacccccaggtcctctgccctgacccttgaaccccctcacacacacagccttcggccctgcaaccccagccctctgccctgaaccccaccCACTCCAACACACATCCAGCTTTCTGCTCTgcatccccacagccccatccctctgccctgaccccccacacactcagccttctgccatgcacccccactcacaccctctgccctgacccttgactCCCCCatacacccagccttctgccctgaaccccccacacaccccagccctcatccctgacccctgAAACCTCCccacccaggtctggggtcccggccgcaggccctggtgagcctgctgctggcctaggtgaacagaaccccaggctggcagcgagctgagcaggctggcagtgtaagatcagcattttaatttaattttaaatgatgcttcttaaacattttgaaaaccttgtttactttacataaaatagtttagttatataatatagagttatagaaagagaccttataaaaacattaaaatgtattaccggcacgcgaaaccttaaatcagagtgaataaatgaagactcggcacagcacttctgaaaggttgtcgacccctgatatagagagactctttcacagtTTCAGGAGTAACTGCATGTGATCTATGTGGCTTGGAGATTACCCAGTGACACAAGGACTTCTTGGAGCCAACTGACAGAGGGCACTGGGGCTGCATAGGGTTTTACAGGGCTCCTTTGGTCAAACATATGCTCAGTAATCACTGAAGGGTagcatgtgaggtctctgctgAGTGGTAGTGTAGTCCACTGGTAAtcctaataatttcaaaatgtatgcatggaaattatgttcttaatgcCTTGGTGTTAAGGCAAATCGCCAGGAGGTGACGCACCTTGGACGGGTTCCTTTCAGGCAGAGGGTTACAGACGGCTATCTCCTTGTATGGTCATTTGGGAATTGTGTATTGTATGCTACACAATGTAGACgtatttgcatactgagccagtTGTTAATTAAGAGATTACAAAGTCTACAGAAAGGAGTATATAGGCATCCTGTTTATGAAGAAGGATTGTTCTGATATTTCTATGGATGCAAATATCCTGGATCCTTTGCTGAGAAGGCAAATTGACACCATGTTTTGCCTCATGAAAACTGGGTCACAGCCAACCTGTATGAAAAACATTGGAAGGACTTTGGGTGAGCATTGCTCTACAAGACATGAAAGTTAGTTAATTAAGTCTGGGTTCTAAAATGTGTTACGACTTTATTTGATATGtgaccatttgtttccaatacttctaccTGCTATTACTTGAATCactgtgctttgttaaataaacttatacttggtttcactataaacatatctaagggtacgtctacactgcacgattatttcgaattagcttaaaccgatattacaaaacagatctaataaaatcggtttagcgcgtccacagtgggatcccgaaatcgattgtttgcgtccatggtccaagcttACTCCATCGATTTCAGAGCGGGCACTGTGGGTACTTGCCTCAGCGTAGTCCCtattcccacttccgtgttgagagcacagtgctgatggggcaaaaacactgccgtggtggtgctggtacagctcaccctccttgtgaaggcagcagaaccctttgcgcctttttcgcggagtgcattgagcaaacgccataggcACAGGCATCTGTCtcctttttttttcactgtggtggggaaataaactgaggagctgttcctgaacaccGCAGACCGTGTTTGAACCTAcaacattggagctcagccaagaagcaataatttcagagactgctgtggacttgggAGAGCTGGAGTCCTCAGACCCTCctctccttcatgagcgtccatttgagtctctgcttctgttacgcttgtcacacagcgctgtgttcTAGTTTTTTTATAAACGCTtgcattcgtgttctgtaacggagctggatgcaacagatttgtctcccatacagcgatcagacctagtatctcccgtacggtcatgctggagctctttcgtTCAAACTGCatcgcagccgtgctgatcaaGCTCACGCTGGCAGCCAgaattaattcaaaagttcgcgaggcttcTCTGTTTactgcccactgcatccgacgTTCAGATTGCTGTCAAGCGGTCCAGTGCTGCCACTCTGTGATGCGCCGCGAGGCCAGACGTCGATTTCTCCTCACATGTAACCTATGCCGATcgtatcactatcgattttagcccactctctcgtttgggaggagttccgaaatcgatttaaggagccgtttaactcgatattaatgacgacgtcgtgtgaacggatacagcgttaaatcggtatatcggccattaaacctatttaaagtcgcagtgtagacctggcctaagtgctGTGCATTAAGCAGAGCTGTGATCTTAGGTGGAACTGGTAAGCtggtgtgtactgttcctttggaaaCAGTGAATCTGTGAATACTACCAGAGTCCAGTGTATCAGGGactggacactccagggagagGTTGAAGAGGTCGTAGGTTAGAGTGTGCTTGTCACTAACCTGTAGAGAGAGTGAGGCCTACGTAGACCTAGAGAGGGTGCTTGGGCTGCCTTTGACTGATAGAATTAGGGAGCTGTCCCATCGCAGGCATAGATAAAGCTTCTTTGTGCTAAGAGTAGGTAGTAGCAagatgcctcacaaccctgggtaccccTGGGAAGCATCATACCCAGACTAACAATAAAAAAGAGTTCTTAAACCTCCCTGAATTTAAATTGAATTTACAGCATTATCCAGTAGATGCAACACTTACGGTTATGACCAACAAAATATATGGCTGGTTATGAACCATAATAATCAGCcaagggaaaatatttctttaataaaaaaaaaattgaaaataaaacaaagaaaaagattgTTAGAACTCTAACTAGACTGGATTCATCCTCCCAACATTCCACAAGAGACACATCACCATCCATCCCAGGAAAAATTTTATTCAGATCCAGTATTGTTAGCCAATTTTATGGAACTTAATATCCAGATAGTATCATTTTGCACTCTTGAAGTCATTTGAATATGCCCGGCTATATTGTACACCCAcagttatttttgtgtgttttatgtGATAATATTGAAAGAAAACAATGTCTTgttcatatctatctatctatctatccctcaCAACTAATTTGGCTTGGATTCTTATAGTAAAGTTATTCTGGTTTCAATGAAATATATTGTACTttaatagcattttattttgcattcatttttatATGAAAATCACTAAAATCACCACAAGCAGGTCCGAAAAGGAGCCTGTAGACTGTTTATTTATATATGTTCACTAATGTATTATGACTTTCTGAGAAGTGTGTTGAATTATTGCTCATCTTATCAGCTTTATTTAGATGCTCTATATGTATATCACTACTCAAACTGTTCTGTTAATGTggactgaattttaaaattatagaATAAGTGTGCATGACCACTCTTTGGATAAGAGAAGGCAGGGTCCACTAAAGGgctggaagaaagaaaatatttgtcaCTAATAGGAATTACTGAAATGCGGATGTCACTGCATCCAGCATGATGGTGTATATTTTTCATCCCTTAGGGGCTGGAATCAGGGTTTCTGTAATAAGAAATACTAATCAAATGCACTAGTGTTTAGTACAAGGTTCTCTGGACTTGGTAGTATCTAGGCTTTAAAGCTTAAAAAGTATGAAGTGGTTATATTCAGATGTATTCTTCCTCTCCATATCTTAGAATTTAATTTGTAATGTCTGTGACTGAGCAAGGAGACACATAGGAATTGGTGCACTGGCCAATTTTGAAATTTCTGTGCAGACTCTAGCTTATGCAAAGATACAATGCTGGAATAATATACACATGCAAATTCAAGAagtataacattttttaaaaagccaagatAGAATCAATAGCATTAAAGTGCCCTAAATTCTTCACCTTTAGTCTTACTGTTAGAAACTCAGTTTTTCAAATTATTTGTTACACAGTAACCAATTTTATATCAACTTTTATAATCCCAACTGAGCCTTCCACGAAGAAATCCCTTAATTATTACACCAAAGGAAAGGTATCTGTTCTGCCAGTGTCTAATTATGGcaccttttaaaatctttataataaaatacaatacaattcAGCTTTGAATTACCTCTTTCATAAAAACTATATCCCAAATACTATGCAAAAGTACGCTCTAGTTCAGCCAGGTGTTTGAGCACATCCCTAAAACTATACAGTCACCAcgttaaaaaagggaaagagaaaagttaAGGGGTGCAgacaagagagaaaataaatgctATGAGGTGAGATTTAAAAAAGGATGGTGAGTCAATGAAGCCCTTCTAGATGGCAgaactgcagagagagaaattcttGTATGAACAGTGGCAAGATTACATGAAGTGAAAAAGGGGAAACTCTTGGTGGAggaccagagagagaggagatcGGAGAGTTAGTCTGGACTAAATCTATGATGTATTCTCCATCTCAGGATACAAATGTGTTCTTGACTTGTCTCTTGCAGTGGAGAATTGGGTCCAAGGAGTGCAGTTTTGAACACTACTTCAAATGAATGGAGAGCCAGGGGAGATGCTTAGGGAGGTGGAAGTTGCACTAATGAAGATATGGATGAAGATTTCCACAATGGGGCCAGGCAAGGCTTAGATGGGCAATGCTGTGGAGAGGATGGTGGGGAGATTTAGAGACAAAGGGCTGTGAGAGAAGTAAAATTTAGGGATTAGGATGATACCAAGGGTTTACAGAGAGATGGGAGGAATGAGTCAGGGAAAGAGGTAGAGGAGTGGAGTTGTGTTTGGGAATGCTCCTTCTTTTCCAGGATGAACACTTCTGTGTCTGAGATAGTTAGCTAGAAGATTATGAAAAGAAGCCATGTATATTTTCATTGAAGatgtgacaaaaggcaaaataggTACAGCTGAAGTTCATCAGTGTAAAATTGGCCGTTAGGAATTAAGATAACTATAAAGAATGAAGGTAGAAGGTTGTGGGTCTCCACAGAGGAGAAGCCCTGGGATAGAGAAGGAATTCCCACCAAAACGGAGAATGAGCGACTTCATAGGTAAGAGGGAATCAGATATCCTACTTAGCTCTGGAAACTGAGTATTGCACAGTGTCAGAGGTGGCTCTGAGGCCCAGCAGTATGAAATTGGAGAAAAAGCCTTCAGTAGCAGAAGGAAGAAATACATTTGGCGATGTGTTAACTACAGGAACGAGAGAGGTTTCCAAGTTATGGGCAATGTGAAGACCATCAAGGATACTGACCTTTTAATCTACCTAGGACAAAATGTCGGATGCAGTGTTTGATGTTTACTCAAAATGTGGGacataaaacatttttcatcCAGGAAACACAAAATGCCCTGGAGTTCCTCCCTTTAGTGTAAATAACTCCTTCTAGAACATCAATTTCATGGTTCTTTTGTGAGGTAAATAATTTTTGAGAATAAAAAGGAGATGTCAAATTTGTGAGGAAGGTAGGTAAATTTAGGACTAAAATAAATGATGTCCCTCCAAGTGAGGGACACATGGGAACTATGAGAGTAAGATGGAGAGGTGAGAGAAATCTGCTTTTTTGATTACATTGATGAAAAATGGATACTTACAGGTAGTGCTGCAGATTTGCCATGGCACTTTTTGATCAAAAATCATTGGTcaatttagtaaaagtcacaggttTAGGGGAAAACAGTGTGTAGAGTCATGGATATGATAACTCAACTATACCTCTTTAAATACAATATACATAAATGCCTCCTCCTTCACTGCCCTCACctcaaggggtggggggcaggaggaggcactGACCTTGCAGCAGTACCCTCTGCATCAGCACAGCAGCCCTAATCCTAGCTCAGTGTGGAGGGAAGGCCCTGGGGTGAGGGGGCTGGAGAGCAAGCTTATCCCGCACTCacttcacagcagcagctcctgtcccacggGACTGAGCCCGGCTCCCTGCACTGGGCGTTGCCACCTGGCATGTGGGTCACAGTGCagctcactcaaatttggcctggttgCCAATGCATCATGATGTGAGGGAGCCAGTCCCAGTCTtgcaggacaggagctgccactatGCGATGAGTATGGGGTGGGCTTGTTCTCCAGCCCCTTCGACTGGGGCCTTGCCTCTCCACCAGCTTGGCGACCCACCTAGATACTTCTCACTACCCACTGATGTGTCATGACCCAGGGTTTGGAATATAActgctttattaaaataatggGCACAAAGAGAAGTCTCAGACAAACAGAAAAGTCAGAGCATCCATGACATTTTTACCACCCTGACAAATTTACAGCCCTACTTATAGGTCATCACTTGTTTTAGGTGAATAAAAAGGCAAAGGAAGCATGATGTCAGAAGGGtccaaagagaggagagagagagagttgaggAAGGAAAAGTAATGGAAGAGAGTAACAGTGGGGGGTTAGGGAGAGAGTATTACCACGAATCAGGGCAATATTAGATTGAGAGAGGGAAGTCTGCAAACATGATTCTCTAATCAGAACAATTTCCTGGTAATTAGGGATTAACCCCTCTTGGATTAACCCAATCCTAAATTGATTGCTGCTGTCCATTAGACTAGCAGATATCAACCCAGCTCATGACTTGCTTAAGATATGTGTACAGTACACAGTTTTCAAAAATTGCTCCAGAAATTAATATTCAGCTCATGACTAAACATTTTATCTTGACACAGCAtgataaacatttttcttttcattttttcattaaggctgggattttcaaagttctAGGTGCCCAAAATCCCCTGGGGCTCTTTTGAAAGTTGTCACTGAAGTTGGGAAAATATACAAATGTTCTCTTGTCTCTTTAATAACAACTTTAAAATAATTCATGCTTGTCCCATAAAATAGTCACACTTTGTGCTTCATTATAGTTGAGTCCTGGGTTGGCGTTTACACAGTCAAGGACTGTTATCCAGTGCAAGAAACCTACACCAAGAACTACAGCGTGACAACCTCCACCCGCTTTTTTGATCTACAGCTGGGTATTACTGACCCCTCCGTGTTtacccctcccagcacctgccagGAAGCCCAGCCAATAAAGATGAAAGATGAATGCTGATTATGGACAATGGGTTGCCACATGCAAACAAATAATGACATGGAGGATAATTATTAATAATCAACAACTGACATGTAAGCTGATTTTCAACCTGATTTTTGTCTTTTTGGAATTCTGAGTTTTCATTTGCAAGGGAACACAATATAT from Chelonoidis abingdonii isolate Lonesome George chromosome 2, CheloAbing_2.0, whole genome shotgun sequence includes:
- the EPDR1 gene encoding mammalian ependymin-related protein 1 encodes the protein MARGGGCLGQPRLLLLLLLGGLLCLHGGAPLGRAGRGQPPTPCQAPRQWEGRTVVYDHSSGRNTRAAVSYDGPNQRLRLLEERKALIPCKKFFEYIFLYKDAVMFQIEQVTKLCSKIALTEPWDPYDIPDNSTYEDQYYIGGPGDEIMVQEWSDRKPARKFESWVGVYTVKDCYPVQETYTKNYSVTTSTRFFDLQLGITDPSVFTPPSTCQEAQPIKMKDEC